Below is a window of Pyxidicoccus xibeiensis DNA.
GGAGACGCCGCTGGTCATCATGACGTACGTCAACGTCGTCATGGCCATGGGCGAGGAGCGCTTCGCGAAGCTGTCCCGCGAGCGCGGCGTGTCGGGCGCGATTCTGCCGGACCTTCCTCCCGAGGAGAGCGCGGGCCTGCGGGCCACGTTCGACGCGGCGGGTGTGGACCTGATTCCGCTTTGCGCGCCGACGACGCCGCCCGCGCGGGCGCAGGCAATTGCGAAGGACGGCCGGGGCTTCGTCTACTGCGTGTCGGTGGCGGGCGTGACGGGCATGCGGGCGGAGCTGCCGCCGGACCTGTCGCAGCGGTTGGACCTGGTGCGCAAGGCATCGCCGGTGCCGGTGGTGGCGGGCTTCGGCATCTCCACGGCGGAGCAGGCGCGCACGCTGTCGGCGCACGCGGACGGTGTCGTGGTGGGCAGCGCGCTGGTGCGCGCGGCGCACACGGACGGGCCGAAGGCGGCGAAGGCGCTGTGCGCGGACATCAAGCGCGGGCTCAAGCGCTGAGCGGTGGGCGCTGGGCAGAGGCCCTTCAGCGAAGACTGTCCAGCCATGTGCGCTTGTGGCTGGAAGTTCGGGGCCCGCGGCCCGCCGTCTGGCACGATGTCCTCCATGAAGACTCGGGGTCCCCAGTTGGTGCTCGTCCGTCACGGTGAGACGGAGTGGAGTCGGAGCGGTCAGCACACGGGCCGCTCGGACATTCCACTGCTGGAGGACGGGCGGAAGATGGCCGAGCTGCTCGCGTCACCGCTGAAGGAGTGGCGCTTCGCCGAGGTGTGGACGAGCCCGCTGAGCCGCGCAGCCGAGACCTGCGCGCTGGCCGGCTACGGCGGCGTGGCGAAGCAGCGGCCCGACCTCATGGAGTGGAACTACGGCGACTACGAGGGCCGCACCGGGGACGACATCCGCGCGAGCCGCCCAGGCTGGGCGCTGTGGAAGGACGGGGCGCCGAACGGCGAGACGGCGGCGGAGGTGGGCGCCCGGGTGGACCGCGTCATCGCGGACGTCCGGGTGGTGAAGGGAGACGTGCTCCTCTTCGCCCACGGCCACCTGCTGCGCGTGCTGGCGGCACGCTGGCTGGGGCTGCCTCCCGACAACGGGCGGCTGTTCATGCTGGGCACCGCGTCCATCAGCGTCCTCAGCCTCGACGGTGACGGCACGCAGCCCGTCATCGTCACCTGGAACGACACCACGCACCTGCGCGGCTGAGCGCCTCGGGGGCATCCCCCCAGGCCCCAGCGCGTAACGGATTCCCCCTAAGACGCGCAGGCCGGTCTCTGTGCTGATTCGAGCGTTGGCTCGAGTCGCCCCAATCGCTACGCAGGCTTCACCCGGACTCTGCTAGTTCTCAGCCCAATGACTGTCAGGGGAGTGCGCTTCCCGTGACAGCCATCAGCCGCCATTCACCACTTTCACGGGCCCGGGGGTCATATGAGCGCTGTCTCGTCGTCACCGAACTTCAATTATGGTTTTCCGGCACCGGGCCCCCAGTCTCCGTCGCCGCAGAAGATCATGGACCACGTGTTCTTCCTCACGGAGGAGGCCTGGAAGGAGGTTCGTGAGTTCGAGCGGTTCGACTACATCATCGTCGGCAGCGGCCCCTGTGGGCTGGCCTTCGCCGAGCGGGCCTACAAGCACGACCCCAACACCCGCATCCTGATGATCGAGCGGGGACCCTTCTTCCTCCCGGAACACTTCCAGAACCTGCCGCTCCCCTACCAGCAGGTCCTGGGAGGGCTGACCGAGACCTTCCCCTGGACGCTGTCGGCCCGGACCGCCGGTCAGCCGCCAGGGAATATCGGCTTCCAGCATGGAATGGTGCCGTTCTTCGGCGGCCGCAGCATCATGTGGAGCAGCTGGTGCCCGCGCCCCACGCGGGAGGAGATGGCGTTCTGGCCCGAGGAGATCATCCGCGAGGCAGAGGAGCGCTTCGCCGACGCCGAGCGGCTGCTCAACGTCATCCCCGCGGACCAGATAGACACAGACCTCGACGCGGCGGTGCTGGAGAAGACCTCCAAGCTCCGGCCCATCTACGGCGTCATGCAGAAGAAGCTGCAGGCCATGCTGGCCGCCAATCTGGGGCGCATCCCCTCGGCGACCCGGTCCATGGCCGCGCCCATCGCCGTGGGCGCCGGCCTCCAGGAGAACCTCGACTTCGCGAAGTTCTCCACGCCCGCGCCGCTGCTCGACCTGGCCAGCCGCCAGGCGGCGCTGAGTGTGGCCGGCACCGGCCAGGAGCTGAGAATCGTGACGGACTGCACGGTCACCCGCATCCGGCAGCAGGACGGAGTGGCGACGGCGCTCGAGACGTCACGCGGCGTGGTCAACCTGGGCACCGCGAAGCTGGTGCTCGCCATGGGGACGCTGCCGCCAACGACGCTGCTGCTGAACTCGTTCCCGCAGCTCAAGAAGGCGGGCTCCCGCTTCACGGCGCACTTCATCACCTCCGTGGTGGCCCGGGTTCCGAGGAAGGACTACCCGTTCGCCGACAAGCTGGCGGAGATGGAGCTGGCCGCCATCTACATGGCCGGGACGAATGCCAGTAGCGGGATGCAGTACCACGTCCAGCTCTCGGTGCTCTCGGACAAGGAGCCCGCGAAGAACGCGCAGCGGGCGGCCCGGTACATGCCCGACGTGGTGGCGACGGCCTCGCCCGCACAGCTCGCCAGCTCCAAGGACTACCTCGTCTTCGTCTGCGCGGTGCTGGGCGAGCTGGACTTCCGCAACCGCGACAACTGGCTGCGGCCGAACGGGGAGGAGGACCCGACGACGAACGTGCTGCTGCAGGTCCTGGCCAACGACACGGACCGCGCGACCTGGGACACCATGGACGAGGGGACGTTCCAGATGATGGAGCAGGCCCTGTCCCCCCAGGGCGCTGGCCGGGTGGAGTACTGGCATGGAGCGCCCAACCAGGGCACGTGGACCCGGGAGCGTCCGGCCGTCGCGGAGCGACGCGTCCCGGGCCTGGTGCACGAGGGGTCGACCCTGTGGATTGGCAAGGACGACGAGGCGGTGGTCGACCTGGACTACCGGCCTCGCGGGGTCGCCAACGTCTACGTCACGGGCGGAGCCCTCTGGCCCGCGGGAGGCTCCTGGAACCCCACCATGACCATGGTGGCCCTGGCCCAGCACCTCGCAGACAAGCTCGGCGGGCCGTCGGCCAAGGCAGCCCAGGAGACCGCCTCGGCCACCACGACCCGGCTGCCCGTAGCGCGCCTGCGCTAGTGGGGGCACACCTCGGGGGGCGGCTCTACAGCCGCCCGTCGAGGAAGTTGCGCACCAGCTTCGGTCCCTCGGGGGTGAGCACGCTCTCCGGGTGGAACTGGAAGCCCACCACGGGCTTGGTGCGGTGGCGCAGCGCCATGATGAGGCCGTCCTGGCTCCACGCGGTGGGCTCCAACTGCTCGGGCAGCGTGGACGCCTCCACCACCAGCGAGTGGTAGCGCGCGGCCTGGAAGCCCTGGCTCACCCCGGTGAAGACGCCCGTGTGCCCGTGCTGGATGTGGGCCGCCTTGCCGTGCACCGGCTCCGGCGCGCGAATCACCTTGCCGCCGAAGGCCGCGCCGATGGACTGGTGTCCCAGGCACACGCCCAGCACCGGCACGCGGGACTGGGAGATGGCCGCCACGCTGACCCCGGCCTCGTGCGGCGTGCACGGGCCCGGGGAAATCACCAGGTGGGACGCGCCCGTCGCCGCCACACCCGCGGCGTCCAGGTCGTCGTTGCGCACCACCTTCACCTCGGCACCCAGCGTGTACAGCAACTGCACCAGGTTGAAGGTGAACGAGTCGTAGTTGTCGATGACGAGAATCACCGGCCACCTCCCTCGCGAGCCAGCCGCAGCGCGGCGGCCATGGCGCCCGCCTTGGCCTCCGTCTCGTCGGCTTCCTTGGACGGCACCGAGTCCGCCACCAGCCCGGCGCCCGCGGTCCACATCGTCCGGTCTCCGTCGACGAAGAAGGTCCGCAGGGCAATCGCCACGTCCAGCGTGCCGCAGAAGGACAGGTAGCCCACCGCGCCGGAGTACGGCCCGCGCCGCTGCACCTCCAGCTCGTCGATGATCTGCATGGCCCGAATCTTGGGAGCGCCGGACACCGTGCCCGCGGGGAACGTGCTGGCCAGCGCGTCCAGCGCGTCGTACTTCGAGTCGAGCTTCCCGCGCACCTGCGACACGATGTGCATCACGTGGCTGTAGCGCTCGATGACCTTCATGTCCTCGACGCGCACCGTGCCCGGCGCCGCCACGCGGCCCACGTCGTTGCGCCCCAGGTCCACCAGCATGATGTGCTCGGCGAGCTCCTTCTCGTCCGCGAGCAGCTCCTTCTCCAGCGCCAGGTCCTCGGCCTCGGTGGCGCCCCGGCGGCGCGTGCCGGCGATGGGCCGCACCACCACGTCCCCGTCGCGCACCTGCACCAGCAGCTCCGGCGACGCCCCCACCAGCGCGCGCGCCTCGCCCAGCTCCACCAGGAAGAGGTACGGCGACGGGTTCACCCGCCGCAGCGCCCGGTAGAGCGACAGCGGCGGCGGCGCGCCACGCGCCTCGAAGCGCCGGGCCAGCACCACCTGGAAGATGTCGCCAGCGCGGATGTACTCGCGCGCCCGCTCCACCGCGGCCTCGTAGCCGGCGCGGTCCCAGCACGCCACCGGGGCCGCGTCGCCGCGCATGCGCGGGGCAGGCGCGTACGCCTCCGGAGGCAGCGGCTTGAGCAGCTTGTCGGCCATGGCCTGGGCACGCGCCTCGGCGTCCTTCAGCGCGGCGCTCACGCTGCCGTGCAGCGAGGGCCGGGCAATGGCGGTGGCCTGCAACGTCCCCGTGCGCGAGTCGTGGGTGACGTAGTCCTCGCAGACCAGCCACTCCGAGTCGGGGAAGGAGATGTCGTGCGGGTGCCGGTCCGGCACGGTGGGCTCCAGCCACGAGAAGCAGTTGTAGCCCATGTAGCCGACCAGCCCGCCCAGGAACGGGGCCTCGCCGGGCAGCCGGGCCACGGCCAGCTCGCGCCACAGCGTGCGCAGCACGTCCAGCGGCTTGCCGTCGCGGCGCTCCTCGCGCTCGCCACGCCACAAGGTGGCGCCGGTGCGGTCCAGCCGCACGCGACCCGCCGGCTGCGTCCCCACGTGGCTGTAGCGCCCGAAGCGCTCGCCGCCGTAGCAGGACTCGAGGATGAAGCCGCGCGAGCCTCCGCCCAGCTTCAGGTACGCCGACAGCGGCGTGTCCAGGTCCGCCGGCAGCTCCACCGACACCGGCACCGCCTGGCCCTTCTCCGCGAGCTGGCGGTAGGCCGCCTTCCGCTCCTGTGCATCCATCTTCATGACGTGCTCCGCCCGCTAGGGCTTCGTCTCCGCCGAGGCCGCGCCCGCGGGCGTGACCTCGGTGAAGACACCATCCTTGAGCTGGTACTTCGTGCGCTCCGTCGTCTTCTGTTCCTTGCCGGAGTCGTCCTCACCGGTGTTGGTCCGCACCACCGTGAGCCCCTTCTGCTTCGGCTGGAAGGAGACCTTGTACTCCGAGAAGCTGGGCGAGTCCGACAGGCCGCCCAGCGTCAGGGCCACCTTCGCCTTGCCGAGCACGCCCTTCTTGTTGCCCGACACCGTGTAGCTCACGTACGTGGTGTTGAAGTCGCCGCACGCCTCGGGCGTGGAGTCCAGCTGCACCAGCGCCAGACCCGCCGTCTTCGAGGGGACGAGCTTCGCGACGACGGGCCCGCCGTCCACGCTGAGGTAGGCCCCGCCAGCGGGATTGGCGTCCACGCTGCTGACGCGGCGGGGAGGCTTCACGCTCGGCTCCAGCACGCGGACGCGAATCTTGAAGTCGTTGCTCATCACCACCGTGGCAACCTCCTGCTCGCCGTCGCCGTCGAAGTCCGCCTCGAAGCGGAAGGGCGTGAGCGTGTTGCCGAAGAGCCAGCCCTTGAACACCTCGTCATCCGCGCCGGCCGGCGTGCCCTTGGTGTCCAGGTACTCCACCGAGTACCAGTGGTTGACGTACTCGCCCACCTTCAGGCGCTCCTTGCCGCGCTCCAGGACGCGCAGGGCAGCGCCCAGCGGCAGCGTGGTGACGACCTCCGCATCCGCCGAGGCGGTCTTGCGCAGGTTCGCCTCATCCACGCCCACGTAGAGGTCGGCCTTCTTCCCGGACGGCTCGAACACCGTGAAGTCGTAACCCTCCAGGGGACGCTGCGCTCCCGCCTCGACCTGCGGGGCCGTGTAGTGGAGCGAGGGTGCAGGCGTCTGGGTCAGGACCAGCGACAGCAGCAGCGTGGGCGTCATGCGGAACCGTCCGGAGGTGAAGTGCCGGTGTTATCCCCCGTCCGCACGCGCAGTCCAAGGGGGCGCGATATTCCCGCGACAAGCCCTTTTCCACCCTTGTGGCAGGAGTGTGGCAGCGGAGCATCCCAGGGAGCGACGGCCGCCCTGGTGGACCCACACCTTGGGTGGCCACCTCCGAAAAGCCTCGCTATCTGAATCAAGCTTTGAGCGCCTCCTATCCCTTTCAGGAAAGACCGCCGCTCATCACGGTGACGCCCCAGGGGCTCTACTGCGCTCCCGGGGACTTCCACATCGACTCTTGGCGTCCGGTGGAGCGGGCCCTCATCACCCACGCTCATGGAGACCATGCGCGGGGCGGCAGCCGTCGCTACCTGGGCGCCCGGGCAGGCAAGGGGTTGCTGCACCGCCGCCTGGGCGCGGACTCCGTCATCGACACGCTGGAGTACGGCGAGCGGCTGGCCATCAACGACGTCACCGTCAGCTTCCATCCCGCGGGCCACGTGCTGGGCAGCGCGCAGATTCGCATCGAGCACAAGGGCGAGGTGTGGGTCGTCTCCGGTGACTACAAGCGGGCCCCGGACCCCACGTGCGCGCCCTTCGAGGTGGTGCGCTGCAACACCTTCATCACCGAGGCCACGTTCGGCCTGCCCATCTACCGCTGGGACGACACACCCCTGGTGGCGGAGGACATCCTGCGCTGGTGGGACGCCAACCGCGCGGTGGGACGGGCGGTGGTGTTGTTCTGCTACGCGCTGGGCAAGGCGCAGCGCATCCTCGCGGAGCTGGCGCGGCTGACGGACCGGCCCACCTTCGTCCACGGGGCGCTGAACAGCCTGGTGGAGTGCTACCGCGAAGCGGGCGTGAAGCTGCTGCCCACGCAGCTGGTGTCGGAGGTGGAGAAGGGCACGTCGTTCGCGGGAGCCATGGTGCTGGCGCCGCCCAGCGCGGGCGGCTCCACGTGGATGCGCCGCTTCGGCGAGTACGAGACGGGCTTCGCGTCCGGGTGGATGCGGGTGCGCGGCAACCGGCGGCGGCGCGGGTTCGACCGGGGCTTCGTGCTGTCGGACCACGCGGACTGGCCGGACCTGCTGCGCACGGTGGCGGACACGCGCGCGGAGCGGGTGCTGGTGACGCACGGCTACACCGACCCGCTGGCGCACTACCTGCGCGAGCAGGGCGTGGACGCCGCCCCCCTGGCAACGCCCTTCGAGGGCGAGGCGGAGGACTGACACGTGCGGCGCCTCGCGGACCTCTACGACACCCTGGACCAGACCACGTCCACCAACGCGAAGGTGGACGC
It encodes the following:
- the trpA gene encoding tryptophan synthase subunit alpha, whose protein sequence is MSGEIAKAFAKAKARGEGVLVAYAMAGDPDLPRSVDVFSALVEGGADILEIGVAFSDPIADGPVIQGASERALKAGSTLKRVLDEVVPEVRKRCPETPLVIMTYVNVVMAMGEERFAKLSRERGVSGAILPDLPPEESAGLRATFDAAGVDLIPLCAPTTPPARAQAIAKDGRGFVYCVSVAGVTGMRAELPPDLSQRLDLVRKASPVPVVAGFGISTAEQARTLSAHADGVVVGSALVRAAHTDGPKAAKALCADIKRGLKR
- a CDS encoding histidine phosphatase family protein — protein: MKTRGPQLVLVRHGETEWSRSGQHTGRSDIPLLEDGRKMAELLASPLKEWRFAEVWTSPLSRAAETCALAGYGGVAKQRPDLMEWNYGDYEGRTGDDIRASRPGWALWKDGAPNGETAAEVGARVDRVIADVRVVKGDVLLFAHGHLLRVLAARWLGLPPDNGRLFMLGTASISVLSLDGDGTQPVIVTWNDTTHLRG
- a CDS encoding GMC oxidoreductase, with product MDHVFFLTEEAWKEVREFERFDYIIVGSGPCGLAFAERAYKHDPNTRILMIERGPFFLPEHFQNLPLPYQQVLGGLTETFPWTLSARTAGQPPGNIGFQHGMVPFFGGRSIMWSSWCPRPTREEMAFWPEEIIREAEERFADAERLLNVIPADQIDTDLDAAVLEKTSKLRPIYGVMQKKLQAMLAANLGRIPSATRSMAAPIAVGAGLQENLDFAKFSTPAPLLDLASRQAALSVAGTGQELRIVTDCTVTRIRQQDGVATALETSRGVVNLGTAKLVLAMGTLPPTTLLLNSFPQLKKAGSRFTAHFITSVVARVPRKDYPFADKLAEMELAAIYMAGTNASSGMQYHVQLSVLSDKEPAKNAQRAARYMPDVVATASPAQLASSKDYLVFVCAVLGELDFRNRDNWLRPNGEEDPTTNVLLQVLANDTDRATWDTMDEGTFQMMEQALSPQGAGRVEYWHGAPNQGTWTRERPAVAERRVPGLVHEGSTLWIGKDDEAVVDLDYRPRGVANVYVTGGALWPAGGSWNPTMTMVALAQHLADKLGGPSAKAAQETASATTTRLPVARLR
- a CDS encoding anthranilate synthase component II, giving the protein MILVIDNYDSFTFNLVQLLYTLGAEVKVVRNDDLDAAGVAATGASHLVISPGPCTPHEAGVSVAAISQSRVPVLGVCLGHQSIGAAFGGKVIRAPEPVHGKAAHIQHGHTGVFTGVSQGFQAARYHSLVVEASTLPEQLEPTAWSQDGLIMALRHRTKPVVGFQFHPESVLTPEGPKLVRNFLDGRL
- a CDS encoding anthranilate synthase component I family protein, yielding MDAQERKAAYRQLAEKGQAVPVSVELPADLDTPLSAYLKLGGGSRGFILESCYGGERFGRYSHVGTQPAGRVRLDRTGATLWRGEREERRDGKPLDVLRTLWRELAVARLPGEAPFLGGLVGYMGYNCFSWLEPTVPDRHPHDISFPDSEWLVCEDYVTHDSRTGTLQATAIARPSLHGSVSAALKDAEARAQAMADKLLKPLPPEAYAPAPRMRGDAAPVACWDRAGYEAAVERAREYIRAGDIFQVVLARRFEARGAPPPLSLYRALRRVNPSPYLFLVELGEARALVGASPELLVQVRDGDVVVRPIAGTRRRGATEAEDLALEKELLADEKELAEHIMLVDLGRNDVGRVAAPGTVRVEDMKVIERYSHVMHIVSQVRGKLDSKYDALDALASTFPAGTVSGAPKIRAMQIIDELEVQRRGPYSGAVGYLSFCGTLDVAIALRTFFVDGDRTMWTAGAGLVADSVPSKEADETEAKAGAMAAALRLAREGGGR
- a CDS encoding SH3 domain-containing protein translates to MTPTLLLSLVLTQTPAPSLHYTAPQVEAGAQRPLEGYDFTVFEPSGKKADLYVGVDEANLRKTASADAEVVTTLPLGAALRVLERGKERLKVGEYVNHWYSVEYLDTKGTPAGADDEVFKGWLFGNTLTPFRFEADFDGDGEQEVATVVMSNDFKIRVRVLEPSVKPPRRVSSVDANPAGGAYLSVDGGPVVAKLVPSKTAGLALVQLDSTPEACGDFNTTYVSYTVSGNKKGVLGKAKVALTLGGLSDSPSFSEYKVSFQPKQKGLTVVRTNTGEDDSGKEQKTTERTKYQLKDGVFTEVTPAGAASAETKP
- a CDS encoding ligase-associated DNA damage response exonuclease, whose protein sequence is MSASYPFQERPPLITVTPQGLYCAPGDFHIDSWRPVERALITHAHGDHARGGSRRYLGARAGKGLLHRRLGADSVIDTLEYGERLAINDVTVSFHPAGHVLGSAQIRIEHKGEVWVVSGDYKRAPDPTCAPFEVVRCNTFITEATFGLPIYRWDDTPLVAEDILRWWDANRAVGRAVVLFCYALGKAQRILAELARLTDRPTFVHGALNSLVECYREAGVKLLPTQLVSEVEKGTSFAGAMVLAPPSAGGSTWMRRFGEYETGFASGWMRVRGNRRRRGFDRGFVLSDHADWPDLLRTVADTRAERVLVTHGYTDPLAHYLREQGVDAAPLATPFEGEAED